A window of Solanum stenotomum isolate F172 chromosome 3, ASM1918654v1, whole genome shotgun sequence contains these coding sequences:
- the LOC125857448 gene encoding uncharacterized protein LOC125857448 isoform X2, with protein MNRAALISSQVNPIHIRASLFHSSPILERRRRTHWDSKSFFSRRYRKLNSRQALFESVNGFAEQFFQSWQHDCDEYDPSSSRDSSWFRRDFRASGHKGGRSKNKGQNQHRVFQFLEEEDIEIETFFRSTFGGNRYYHWSFINEEPQWRNSSNYSNSRQWNWRHQYSDYDESTDSENLESDLSSERLTLGLNAFGPLNLEDIKNAYRVCALKWHPDRHQGSSKVVAEEKFKACSAAYQCLCDKLGLSQ; from the exons ATGAATAGGGCGGCGTTAATCAGCTCTCAGGTGAACCCTATTCACATAAGGGCctctctttttcattcttcCCCAATCTTGGAACGCAGAAGACGCACTCATTGGGATTCT AAATCATTCTTCTCCAGAAGATATAGGAAGCTTAACTCAAGGCAGGCACTGTTTGAGAGTGTGAATGGATTTGCTGAACAGTTTTTCCAG AGCTGGCAGCATGACTGTGATGAATATGACCCATCTTCAAGCCGAGACAGTTCATGGTTTAGACGAGATTTCAGGGCCAGTGGACACAAAGGGGGAAGATCAAAGAACAAGGGACAAAATCAACACA GAGTGTTCCAATTCTTGGAGGAGGAGGATATCGAGATAGAGACCTTTTTCCGTTCTACATTTGGTGGAAACAGATACTACCACTGGTCATTTATTAATGAAGAACCACAATGGAGGAACTCATCAAACTACTCTAACAGCCGTCAGTGGAATTGGCGGCATCAGTACTCGGACTATGATGAGTCAACAGACTCTGAGAATTTAGAGTCAGATTTGAGTTCAGAGCGTCTGACTCTTGGATTGAATGCATTTGGCCCTTTGAATCTGGAAGATATTAAGAATGC ATATCGTGTGTGCGCACTGAAATGGCATCCTGATCGCCACCAAGGCTCATCTAAG GTTGTTGCAGAAGAGAAGTTCAAGGCCTGCAGTGCAGCATATCAATGTTTGTGTGATAAACTGGGATTAAGTCAATAA
- the LOC125857448 gene encoding uncharacterized protein LOC125857448 isoform X1, protein MNRAALISSQVNPIHIRASLFHSSPILERRRRTHWDSGKSANKGSSRKSFFSRRYRKLNSRQALFESVNGFAEQFFQSWQHDCDEYDPSSSRDSSWFRRDFRASGHKGGRSKNKGQNQHRVFQFLEEEDIEIETFFRSTFGGNRYYHWSFINEEPQWRNSSNYSNSRQWNWRHQYSDYDESTDSENLESDLSSERLTLGLNAFGPLNLEDIKNAYRVCALKWHPDRHQGSSKVVAEEKFKACSAAYQCLCDKLGLSQ, encoded by the exons ATGAATAGGGCGGCGTTAATCAGCTCTCAGGTGAACCCTATTCACATAAGGGCctctctttttcattcttcCCCAATCTTGGAACGCAGAAGACGCACTCATTGGGATTCT GGAAAAAGTGCCAATAAAGGCTCATCAAGG AAATCATTCTTCTCCAGAAGATATAGGAAGCTTAACTCAAGGCAGGCACTGTTTGAGAGTGTGAATGGATTTGCTGAACAGTTTTTCCAG AGCTGGCAGCATGACTGTGATGAATATGACCCATCTTCAAGCCGAGACAGTTCATGGTTTAGACGAGATTTCAGGGCCAGTGGACACAAAGGGGGAAGATCAAAGAACAAGGGACAAAATCAACACA GAGTGTTCCAATTCTTGGAGGAGGAGGATATCGAGATAGAGACCTTTTTCCGTTCTACATTTGGTGGAAACAGATACTACCACTGGTCATTTATTAATGAAGAACCACAATGGAGGAACTCATCAAACTACTCTAACAGCCGTCAGTGGAATTGGCGGCATCAGTACTCGGACTATGATGAGTCAACAGACTCTGAGAATTTAGAGTCAGATTTGAGTTCAGAGCGTCTGACTCTTGGATTGAATGCATTTGGCCCTTTGAATCTGGAAGATATTAAGAATGC ATATCGTGTGTGCGCACTGAAATGGCATCCTGATCGCCACCAAGGCTCATCTAAG GTTGTTGCAGAAGAGAAGTTCAAGGCCTGCAGTGCAGCATATCAATGTTTGTGTGATAAACTGGGATTAAGTCAATAA